From Bombus huntii isolate Logan2020A chromosome 4, iyBomHunt1.1, whole genome shotgun sequence, one genomic window encodes:
- the LOC126865306 gene encoding MDS1 and EVI1 complex locus protein EVI1-A-like, translating into MSGYLGNIPLPPTLLHDPKYPPAMREKDSSPRKMPGHISPKQASIYPLSVRVPDVEELPYDLSHGHGRGLSSPTNQQQHRQQPHMSPAARPPQSHHQEDLDCEPLDLRVDHKKERLTDENQNEIEVLNQNSLGGSLPYHTVLFPQHHAVHPLVLEAMYRSHHHSSSVPDLPKIQVRALPTMVPLPPNRFSSTTSSTSSSSSQAAARVPSPSSGQQHQPQQQSHSSQQQQQQQQQQQQASNLPPYSISVQAGLKPKDRYSCKFCGKVFPRSANLTRHLRTHTGEQPYKCKYCERSFSISSNLQRHVRNIHNKEKPFKCPLCERCFGQQTNLDRHLKKHDADGPTILDEVRSRYHGQLPRADESYFEEIRSFMGKITSQRQGIPYFPGLLGHGGDDFRNDKQQLQLEEKRGDSSYFSDRDNLSSRSSSTASRPESVQEEQREVNSPPLSPGNNT; encoded by the coding sequence ATGAGCGGATATCTCGGTAACATTCCCCTGCCCCCAACGTTGTTGCACGACCCGAAGTACCCTCCAGCCATGCGGGAGAAAGACTCGAGTCCGAGAAAAATGCCGGGCCACATCAGCCCGAAGCAAGCCAGCATCTATCCGTTGAGCGTTCGCGTGCCGGACGTTGAAGAATTGCCATACGATTTGAGCCACGGCCACGGTCGTGGCCTGTCGAGTCCCACGAATCAACAGCAACACCGGCAACAGCCGCATATGAGTCCGGCGGCTAGACCACCTCAATCTCATCATCAGGAGGATCTCGACTGCGAACCGTTGGATCTTCGCGTCGATCACAAGAAGGAAAGACTCACGGACGAGAATCAGAACGAGATAGAGGTTCTGAATCAAAATAGTCTCGGCGGAAGTCTTCCCTATCATACGGTTCTGTTTCCTCAGCATCATGCCGTTCATCCGTTGGTCCTCGAAGCCATGTACCGGTCGCACCATCACAGTTCGTCGGTACCAGATCTGCCTAAAATCCAAGTGCGAGCGTTACCGACCATGGTACCATTGCCACCGAACAGATTCTCTTCCACCACTTCCTCCACGTCGTCCTCTTCCTCTCAGGCTGCCGCGAGAGTTCCGAGTCCCTCGAGTGGCCAGCAACATCAGCCACAGCAACAAAGTCACTCGAgtcaacagcagcagcagcaacagcagcagcaacaacaagCTTCCAATCTTCCACCTTACTCCATCAGCGTTCAAGCCGGTCTAAAGCCGAAGGACAGATACTCGTGCAAATTCTGCGGTAAAGTGTTCCCGAGATCGGCGAACCTGACGCGGCACCTGAGGACGCACACCGGCGAGCAGCCGTACAAGTGCAAGTACTGCGAGAGAAGCTTCAGCATCTCCAGCAACCTTCAACGTCACGTCAGGAATATCCACAACAAGGAAAAGCCGTTCAAATGTCCGCTGTGCGAACGATGTTTCGGACAGCAGACCAACCTGGACAGACACTTGAAGAAACACGACGCCGATGGCCCAACGATACTGGACGAAGTTAGATCGAGGTACCACGGACAATTGCCGAGAGCGGACGAGTCTTACTTCGAAGAGATTCGCAGTTTCATGGGCAAGATCACCTCGCAGAGACAAGGAATACCGTACTTCCCTGGTCTGCTGGGTCATGGAGGAGACGATTTCAGGAACGACAAACAACAACTTCAGCTGGAAGAGAAGAGAGGCGATTCTTCCTACTTCAGCGACAGGGATAACCTGAGCTCGAGGTCGAGCAGCACCGCCAGCAGACCCGAGAGCGTGCAAGAGGAGCAACGAGAAGTTAATTCCCCGCCATTGTCCCCTGGAAATAACACCTGA